Part of the Anopheles gambiae chromosome 3, idAnoGambNW_F1_1, whole genome shotgun sequence genome is shown below.
AACCAAAGCTACACACTGACGATCAGCAACTTTTACTCAAATCCAAGGAAAATGTACTTGATGGTGAAGCTGGAAGGCCAAACAGATAATGGTTTAAGCGTTTTGAACATTACCAAGATGATCGATGTGCGAAGTAATTCTATCCGGATGATCAGTTTCAGCGTAAGAAGAGTACGTTAAAGCTACAAGGCTTACAACTAATTTGCGCCTTTGCAGATGCCAGATAATCTGTCAACTGGTGACTACAAAATAACCATCGATGGACAACAAGGTTTTAACTTTCATATGGAGACAGACCTGTTTTATCTAAAAAAATCGGTAGCAGGGCTAATACAGGTCGATAAGCCCGTATTTAAACCTGGCGATACGGTGAACTTCCGTGTGATCGTGCTGGACACGGAGCTAAAGCCGCCGGCCAAGGTTAAGACGGTTCATGTAACTATCCGAGATCCTCAGCGCAATGTGATTCGCAAATGGTCCACGGCAAAGCTCTATACCGGTGTGTTCGAAGGAGATCTGCAGATAGCGCCTACTCCAATGCTCGGTGTCTGGAATATCTTGGTGCAGGTCGAGGGAGAAGAGCTTGTGTCAAAGACGTTTGAGGTGAAGGAGTATGTGTTGTCAATGTTCGACGTGCAGGTCATGCCATCGGTGATTCCACTGAAAAAGCATCAAGCTCTAAATCTTACAATCGAAGCGTACTATCACTTTGGTAAGCCAGTGCAAGGAGTGGCTAAGGTGGAGCTGTACCTAGACGACGATAAGCTAGATCAACAGAAAGAGATTACCGTTTACGGAATTGGTCAGGTAGAGTTGCGCTTTGCTGACTATTTTGATATGTACGAAGATCAGCAGGATGTGCGAGTGAAGGTGACGTTCATCGAGCACTACACAAGTAAGAATCATGTTCAAGATACCGTTGGAAACAGTTAATGAATGGAAAATGTCTCTTCACAGATCGTACAGTGGTCAAACAGTCGCAAATAACGGTATATAGGTATGCGTACCGAGTACAATTAATCAAAGAAAGTCCTCAGTTTCGTCCAGGGTTTCCGTTCAAATGCGCGCTTCAGTTTACACACCATGATGGAACTCCGGCTAAAGGCATTACCGGTAAGGTGGAGGTTACCGATGTAGAATTCGAAACGACAGCAACGAGTGATCACGATGGATTTATTAAGCTTGAGCTGCATCCAAGTGAGGGTACTGAATATCTCGGTGTTAACGTATGTATCTATAATGATTATTTAATGGTTGACAAAGCATCTTGAAGGGTCAGTTCTTTTGCAGTTCGACTCTATTGATGGATTCTACTATTACGAAGAAGTAAGTCAGATAGAAACGGATGCTTTCATCAAACTGGAGCTGAAATCACCGTAAGTTATAGCTTGCTAAACATCGAAATTGTTAGTGTAACGTATAATATAATCTGATTCTTTCTAGCATCAACCTGAACAAATTAATGCGCTTCATTGTAACATGCACGGAGCGCATGACATTCTTCGTGTACTATGTTGTGTCAAAGAGCAACATCGTCGATGCAGGCTTCGTGCGACCAAAAAATGAGACAACGTTCCTACTGCAACTGTACGCAACGGAAAAGCTGTTTCCAAAGGCGAAAATGCTTGTAGCTACCGTTACCGGTCGCACTGTGGTGTACGACTACATAAACCTCGATTTCCAAGTGTTTCACAATAATGTAGGTAATTGtatgtaatattttaaaacgtaACACTTATTCATGTTGTGTGACATCAGTTCACTTTAAGCGTTGACGAGCAAGAGATCAAGCCGGGACGACAAATCGAGCTGAGCATGTCTGGACGGCCAGGAGCGTACGTTGGGCTGGCCGCCTATGACAAAGCCTTGCTTTTGTTTAACCAGAACCACGACCTTATCTTGGACGACTTCTTGAAGGTGTTTGACGGGTTCCATGTTCATCATGAAGGTGAATTTGACCAGTTGCACGTAAGTATAATGAGTCCAACATATATATCTAATGAGGATTTAAAAGGACATAATGGATGATTCGTTTTTAAAGACCATGGGACTGTTTGCCAGGACACTGGATgactttttatttcaaaattacAATCATAAATCAGAGCGCAATGGACAGCACATGGAGCAAACGGTGGTCAGGAAACAGTTCGTGGAGTCATGGCTTTGGAAGAATGCGACCATTGGAAGCTCTGGTAGTCTCAAGCTGACTGAGGTTGTGCCGGATACTACGACCTCTTGGTATCTTACGGCCTTCTCGATCGATCCCGTCGTCGGGTTGGGTATCATTAAGAAACCGATCGAGTTCACAACAGTCCAGCCGTTTGTCATTATGGAAAGCTTGCCATATTCAATCAAGCGAGGTGAGGCGATTGAGATAAAATTTATTCTTATCAGCAGCCTTCAAGAAGAGCACACCGTTGACGTGACGCTGTATAATGAGAACAATGAGATGGAGTTCATAGGACGTTCGATTGCTAGT
Proteins encoded:
- the LOC1271132 gene encoding thioester-containing protein 1 allele S3-like produces the protein MWQLIRSRILTVIICIGAAHGLLFVGPKFIRDNQSYTLTISNFYSNPRKMYLMVKLEGQTDNGLSVLNITKMIDVRSNSIRMISFSMPDNLSTGDYKITIDGQQGFNFHMETDLFYLKKSVAGLIQVDKPVFKPGDTVNFRVIVLDTELKPPAKVKTVHVTIRDPQRNVIRKWSTAKLYTGVFEGDLQIAPTPMLGVWNILVQVEGEELVSKTFEVKEYVLSMFDVQVMPSVIPLKKHQALNLTIEAYYHFGKPVQGVAKVELYLDDDKLDQQKEITVYGIGQVELRFADYFDMYEDQQDVRVKVTFIEHYTNRTVVKQSQITVYRYAYRVQLIKESPQFRPGFPFKCALQFTHHDGTPAKGITGKVEVTDVEFETTATSDHDGFIKLELHPSEGTEYLGVNFDSIDGFYYYEEVSQIETDAFIKLELKSPINLNKLMRFIVTCTERMTFFVYYVVSKSNIVDAGFVRPKNETTFLLQLYATEKLFPKAKMLVATVTGRTVVYDYINLDFQVFHNNFTLSVDEQEIKPGRQIELSMSGRPGAYVGLAAYDKALLLFNQNHDLILDDFLKVFDGFHVHHEGEFDQLHTMGLFARTLDDFLFQNYNHKSERNGQHMEQTVVRKQFVESWLWKNATIGSSGSLKLTEVVPDTTTSWYLTAFSIDPVVGLGIIKKPIEFTTVQPFVIMESLPYSIKRGEAIEIKFILISSLQEEHTVDVTLYNENNEMEFIGRSIANASYTKSVRVLPKVGKPISFLVKAKKLGEMMVRVKASIANGIAADALEKVIQVTPESLVQSGVESFGFFMNTYQNRTFLVNPNIDKKADNGSVEIKLRFNPNLLITVKDNLNDIRTDWSRCNEGIRGTLNFVVHDYLNTIGSSDQISSGDSAKIIIHFVRLQKCFISKAPWRNKVFDTAFLVNALHNAMKYVYWNDKHKLEKIFAWLASQQHHSGSFKETESDLHYKRSEVALTSYVLAVMLENESAKVEHAVVIEKGMSFLSNQLDLITSANDLAIVTYAMMLYGHRLRDAAFEKLIDMSTITNNGTERYWNTSNSVEATSFALLSYVVPNKLLEALPIMRWLVNQKSELNSVSGQQNTYLRLKALSSIAKKISPSRNDLVAKLKYKQSTRLLRLNSYSNMIQSLTIPQDVRKIEITVMGIGAGLLQVFYRYNLNLMNFEHRFQLDVQKQNTSSNHELRLKVCASFIPTVSESRSNMALFEVTLPSGYEVDHNPISEQTTVNPIYHIEIRYGGTSVVVYYKNMSNIRNCFTVSAYRRLKVALKRPAYVVVYDYYDTNLNAIKVYEVDKQNVCEICEEENCPAECKI